A portion of the Glycine max cultivar Williams 82 chromosome 10, Glycine_max_v4.0, whole genome shotgun sequence genome contains these proteins:
- the LOC100793886 gene encoding E3 ubiquitin-protein ligase XBAT33: protein MGNSFGCSASGERLVSAARDGDLVEAQMLLNCNPCLAKYSTFGGLNSPLHFAAAKGHNEIVALLLENGADVNSRNYCGQTALMQACRYGHWEVVQTLLLFRCNVMRADYLSGRTALHFAAVHGHVRCIRLVVADFVPSALYQAIHAGTDVDRGGGSNAKGKHEQSALSKFINKTADGGITALHMAALNGYFDCVQLLLDLNANVNAVTYHYGTSMDLIGAGSTPLHYGACGGNLKCCQILVARGASRLALNCNGWLPLDIARMWGRHWLEQLLAPSSDASIPTFSHSNYLSLPLMSVLNIAREYGLQSSPTSSDEIDFCAVCLERPCSVAAEGCGHELCVRCALYLCSTNNVSSEMLGPPGSIPCPLCRHGVVSFVKLPGSQAKENKLHVSLGLCTPCILHPRDLDQPSLSHTPEIGRNRVASVPSEIRCPVTCSPFPSMAIPLCTCNDGPCPSFEPGEVETQDGSPHHSQASTVDQDKIEGPRLDKTTCSSMFWGRRSCSREHQCNSEINA from the exons ATGGGGAATTCGTTCGGATGTTCGGCCTCCGGCGAGAGGCTTGTGTCGGCGGCGAGGGACGGCGACTTGGTGGAAGCGCAGATGCTTCTGAACTGCAACCCGTGTCTCGCCAAGTATTCTACTTTCGGTGGCCTCAATTCCCCTCTCCATTTTGCAGCTGCCAAAGGCCACAACGAG ATTGTGGCATTGTTGCTGGAGAATGGAGCTGATGTGAATTCCAGAAATTATTGTGGCCAG ACGGCGTTGATGCAAGCTTGTAGATATGGGCATTGGGAGGTTGTACAAACACTTCTACTCTTCAGATGCAAT GTTATGAGAGCTGATTATCTTAGTGGGAGGACAGCTCTTCACTTTGCAGCTGTGCATGGGCATGTAAGATGTATTAGACTTGTTGTGGCTGACTTTGTACCAAGTGCACTTTATCAAGCTATACATGCTGGCACAGATGTTGACAGGGGTGGTGGATCAAATGCGAAAGGGAAACATGAGCAAAG TGCCCTGTCCAAGTTTATAAATAAAACCGCTGATGGAGGTATCACTGCCCTTCATATGGCTGCACTAAATGGGTACTTTGATTGTGTACAACTGCTGCTTGATCTTAATGCAAATGTGAATGCTGTGACTTATCATTATGGAACATCAATGGATTTAATAG GGGCTGGAAGTACTCCATTGCATTATGGTGCTTGTGGAGGCAATTTAAAATGTTGTCAG ATCCTTGTTGCACGAGGTGCAAGTCGTCTGGCTTTAAATTGCAATGG GTGGCTTCCTCTTGATATTGCTAGGATGTGGGGGCGTCATTGGCTTGAACAATTGCTGGCACCCAGTTCTGATGCCTCAATACCTACATTCTCTCATTCAAATTACTTGTCCTTGCCCCTTATGAGTGTGCTCAACATAGCTAG AGAGTATGGATTGCAATCATCTCCAACATCCTCTGATGAGATTGACTTTTGTGCTGTATGCCTGGAGAGGCCGTGTTCAGTGGCTGCAGAAG GATGTGGGCATGAGCTTTGTGTAAGATGTGCACTCTATCTTTGCTCAACAAACAATGTTTCTTCTGAAATGCTTGGCCCTCCTGGCTCTATCCCTTGCCCCCTATGTAGACATGGAGTTGTCTCTTTTGTTAAGTTGCCAGGTTcccaagcaaaagaaaataaattacacGTGTCTCTTGGCCTGTGTACCCCATGCATATTACATCCACGTGACCTAGACCAGCCATCCCTTTCTCATACACCAGAGATTGGAAGAAATCGTGTAGCTTCTGTTCCTTCGGAGATACGCTGCCCCGTCACTTGCAGTCCATTTCCATCTATGGCAATTCCCTTATGTACCTGCAATGATGGTCCATGTCCATCATTTGAACCTGGAGAAGTAGAAACACAAGATGGATCACCTCATCACTCTCAAGCATCAACAGTGGATCAGGATAAAATCGAAGGGCCAAGACTGGATAAAACAACCTGCTCTAGCATGTTTTGGGGTAGAAGAAGTTGCAGCAGGGAGCACCAATGCAATTCAGAAATAAATGCTTGA